Proteins encoded by one window of bacterium:
- a CDS encoding diguanylate cyclase yields MKLFLDRNKTLLPRLDIFYLATRVVTLAGLVWCLVFMRGETPDWVAVGLPLVYLIHLGIFAAAVRGKFDLKLAHLSCILFDLFFIPLYIQMTGGYDSSFYLLYYLTISVAAYLLTFWVSIAATLVATVTYLAIVWPRNSFHDLNDLTLRVGMLWALFLGISYVAEFLRRSEGRLMKLFDTLNMRTAELERSQAQLEMIYENTRILAAILDTDGVVKEVMRIMTNTLRFSTCAVVFRDRRGQFYYRARSTDGQQSFNMKAMEVADDDLIRRVADVHEPIRIKDVRERKDYTPLSQMTRAVMIVPLTTHGQTNGLLLAEVSEHKLLTDREEQFLSILARSTALALENSELHKRTEELTIIDELTETYNYRYFIQKLQEEKKRAQRYDLPVSLIMVDIDWFKKLNDTYGHEIGNLVLKELSRIIKRCIRDVDIFARYGGEEFVVILPQTAAAEASLIGERIREQVERTIIDTGTPGKVKITVSVGVSSFPENGRSQEELVSIADQALYRAKGSGKNSVCTL; encoded by the coding sequence ATGAAGCTATTTCTAGACCGGAATAAGACCCTCCTTCCCCGACTGGACATATTCTATCTGGCGACCCGTGTGGTCACGCTGGCTGGACTGGTCTGGTGTTTGGTGTTTATGCGCGGGGAGACACCGGACTGGGTCGCAGTCGGCTTACCGCTCGTTTACCTGATTCATCTGGGTATTTTCGCCGCCGCAGTCAGAGGGAAATTCGACCTCAAACTGGCGCACCTCTCCTGCATCCTGTTCGATCTCTTTTTTATCCCGCTCTATATCCAGATGACCGGCGGATATGATTCGTCGTTCTACCTGCTGTATTACCTGACGATTTCGGTTGCGGCTTACCTGCTGACATTCTGGGTTTCGATCGCCGCCACGCTGGTAGCCACGGTCACCTATCTGGCGATCGTCTGGCCGCGCAATTCATTCCATGACCTCAATGATCTCACCCTCCGGGTCGGCATGCTCTGGGCGCTCTTTCTCGGGATCTCCTATGTCGCCGAGTTCCTGCGCCGCTCCGAAGGACGGCTGATGAAGCTGTTCGACACGTTGAATATGCGCACCGCTGAATTAGAACGATCCCAGGCGCAACTGGAGATGATCTACGAAAACACCCGTATCCTCGCGGCCATCCTCGATACTGATGGAGTGGTCAAAGAGGTGATGCGGATCATGACTAACACCCTGCGGTTCTCCACCTGCGCCGTGGTTTTCCGAGATCGGCGGGGCCAATTCTATTACCGGGCACGTTCGACGGATGGCCAGCAGAGCTTCAACATGAAAGCGATGGAGGTGGCTGATGATGACCTGATCCGTCGCGTGGCTGATGTTCACGAGCCTATCAGGATCAAGGATGTCCGGGAACGGAAAGACTACACGCCACTCAGCCAGATGACCCGTGCGGTGATGATCGTCCCGTTGACCACCCACGGCCAGACCAACGGGTTGCTGCTTGCGGAAGTGTCGGAGCATAAACTACTCACGGATCGCGAAGAGCAGTTCCTCTCGATCCTGGCCCGGTCGACCGCATTGGCGCTCGAAAACTCGGAACTGCACAAACGGACGGAAGAGCTGACGATCATCGATGAACTGACTGAAACGTACAACTATCGATACTTCATACAGAAGCTCCAGGAAGAAAAGAAACGTGCCCAGCGTTATGACCTGCCGGTGTCGTTGATTATGGTTGATATTGACTGGTTCAAGAAGTTAAATGACACCTACGGCCATGAGATCGGGAATCTCGTGTTGAAAGAACTGTCGCGCATCATCAAACGATGTATTCGCGACGTTGACATCTTCGCCCGCTACGGCGGCGAAGAGTTTGTCGTCATCCTGCCGCAGACGGCCGCCGCCGAAGCCTCGCTGATCGGCGAGCGGATCCGCGAGCAGGTGGAACGGACGATCATTGACACCGGCACGCCCGGCAAGGTGAAGATCACGGTTTCGGTAGGCGTGAGTTCGTTCCCGGAAAATGGCCGCTCACAGGAAGAGCTGGTCTCAATCGCCGACCAGGCGCTCTATCGTGCGAAGGGCTCTGGTAAAAACTCGGTCTGCACACTGTGA
- a CDS encoding glycoside hydrolase family 3 protein has translation MQAEVNTTGKIRRTKAMYQQLGQLFIIGYPGEVPSKSFLHFIAEEQIGGVILFADNCATHQVARQNIETIRSAYRTESPFIAIDQEGGRVCRLKGAPVEYRSAASYGKDGNLEHFAEEYSRAAVYMQELGINMNLAPVADIAIDPENSCIKDRAFGSQPELVARFVAQSVATSKAHGLISCLKHFPGFGAAKNDPHLKTSIADYELVLWQQRERVPFLVGLEAGADMIMTTHLRLPKLDDKMVTCSPRIIQELIRGSLEFDGPVITDDLCMGGAVEIGDPGERAVAAFNAGHDILLFGQQSEVAMQAFDYFVDACKRGEISAERIRTSLARVSGLKFKLGRSAIS, from the coding sequence ATGCAAGCGGAAGTGAACACGACCGGTAAGATCAGACGGACAAAAGCGATGTACCAGCAACTCGGACAGCTATTCATCATTGGCTACCCCGGCGAGGTGCCGTCCAAGTCATTTCTCCATTTCATCGCCGAGGAACAGATCGGCGGGGTGATCCTGTTTGCCGACAACTGCGCCACACATCAGGTTGCGCGCCAGAATATCGAGACTATCCGCTCGGCCTATCGAACCGAATCTCCCTTTATTGCGATCGACCAGGAGGGGGGACGGGTCTGTCGCCTGAAAGGCGCTCCGGTAGAGTATCGATCGGCCGCGTCGTACGGTAAGGATGGCAATCTGGAGCATTTTGCGGAGGAATACTCCCGCGCCGCCGTGTACATGCAAGAGCTGGGGATCAATATGAATCTCGCTCCAGTGGCGGATATCGCGATCGATCCGGAAAATAGCTGTATCAAGGACCGCGCTTTCGGCAGTCAGCCGGAACTCGTAGCGCGCTTTGTCGCTCAATCGGTGGCGACCAGCAAAGCGCATGGTTTGATCTCCTGTCTCAAACATTTCCCCGGATTTGGCGCTGCCAAAAATGACCCACACCTGAAAACTTCGATCGCCGATTACGAACTGGTTCTTTGGCAACAGCGTGAGCGGGTACCATTCCTGGTCGGCCTGGAAGCGGGCGCCGATATGATCATGACCACGCACCTTCGGCTCCCCAAACTGGATGACAAGATGGTCACCTGTTCGCCGCGTATCATTCAGGAACTGATCCGGGGATCGTTGGAGTTTGATGGTCCCGTCATTACCGACGACCTCTGCATGGGTGGCGCGGTTGAGATCGGTGATCCGGGTGAGCGGGCAGTCGCCGCCTTTAATGCCGGACATGATATCCTGCTGTTTGGACAGCAGTCGGAAGTAGCGATGCAGGCATTCGACTATTTTGTTGATGCATGCAAGCGCGGCGAAATCAGCGCCGAACGGATCCGCACCTCGCTGGCGCGCGTTTCCGGCCTCAAGTTCAAGCTGGGGCGTTCCGCCATAAGCTGA
- a CDS encoding anhydro-N-acetylmuramic acid kinase, protein MRPDSLRNTHSLTILGLNSGTSADGLDLAVVRVPKSPTKTITLIHADSKKYPSRIRDIILSMADSRATSLDEVIRVDSMLGKFYGTAAANCLKHLRSRHIQIDAIASHGQTVRHLPKKQKLAGISTHGTLQLGSIAAIAAATGKVTVGDFRQADVALGNEGAPITVAAVVRLFQHPKKSRLVVNVGGMANFFYIPAGGKVTAIKAADCGPGNVLSDLLCERLFHERFDRNGRHARKGEISQRLLSHLTRLRFFDDATISTGREQFGAELAARMIADGKRLRLSPDDLVATAIELTAYGICRKVAPLIQRDRTIRSLYLTGGGAFNSFLRERISAGLDGLEVASVEAIGMDPAMTEAASYAVMGAACLWSQPLPTRFGADRQSRLPILGTIAQPPV, encoded by the coding sequence ATGCGACCAGACTCCTTGCGCAATACGCACAGCCTGACGATTCTCGGACTCAACTCCGGGACCTCCGCCGATGGTCTGGATCTGGCTGTGGTGCGTGTGCCGAAGTCCCCCACGAAAACTATCACCCTGATACATGCCGATTCAAAAAAATACCCGAGCAGGATCAGAGATATCATTCTGTCTATGGCCGACAGCCGGGCGACATCGCTCGATGAAGTTATCAGAGTAGACTCGATGCTGGGGAAGTTCTACGGCACGGCTGCCGCTAACTGCCTGAAGCATTTGCGCTCGCGCCATATTCAGATTGACGCGATCGCTTCTCACGGACAGACTGTTCGTCACCTCCCCAAAAAGCAGAAGCTGGCTGGAATCTCGACACATGGCACATTGCAGCTTGGATCGATTGCCGCAATTGCCGCGGCGACCGGAAAAGTGACGGTTGGCGATTTTCGTCAGGCCGATGTCGCACTCGGCAACGAAGGGGCGCCAATCACGGTTGCGGCCGTGGTCCGGTTGTTCCAGCATCCCAAGAAGTCACGACTGGTGGTCAATGTCGGCGGCATGGCGAACTTCTTCTACATACCGGCCGGTGGAAAGGTCACCGCGATAAAGGCGGCTGATTGCGGACCGGGGAATGTGCTTTCGGATCTGCTGTGTGAGCGGCTTTTTCATGAACGTTTTGACCGCAACGGCAGGCATGCCCGCAAAGGGGAGATCTCGCAACGACTGCTGTCGCACCTGACCCGCCTCCGCTTTTTTGACGATGCAACCATCTCGACTGGACGCGAGCAGTTTGGGGCGGAGCTTGCCGCCAGGATGATAGCGGATGGGAAACGGCTTCGGTTGTCACCCGACGATCTGGTGGCCACGGCAATCGAGCTAACTGCTTACGGCATCTGCCGCAAGGTTGCACCGCTGATTCAGCGTGACCGGACTATCCGGAGTTTATATTTGACCGGGGGAGGCGCATTCAACAGCTTTCTGCGTGAGCGGATATCCGCGGGATTGGACGGTCTTGAGGTCGCTTCGGTTGAAGCGATCGGCATGGATCCCGCAATGACCGAGGCAGCCAGCTACGCCGTGATGGGAGCGGCCTGCCTTTGGTCGCAACCGCTGCCGACTCGTTTCGGCGCGGATCGTCAGTCGCGACTCCCGATCCTGGGTACTATCGCCCAGCCACCGGTGTAA